The following proteins come from a genomic window of Nicotiana tomentosiformis chromosome 12, ASM39032v3, whole genome shotgun sequence:
- the LOC138902781 gene encoding uncharacterized protein, with protein sequence MHKTLRVMRATETEAVELSSYCLKKVAYSWFELCEESCEEGSSPARWGEFANAFIDHFLPTETKASRVKFENLRQGSLSLWDYHMRFVYMSKYAIYMLPTMEARVCRFV encoded by the coding sequence atgcacaagactctccgagtcatgcgtgctactgagacagaggcagtggaattgtcCTCCTACTGCCTGAAaaaggtggcatattcttggtttgaactatgtgAGGAGTCCTGTGAAGAAGGGAGCtctccggcgaggtggggtgagtttgccaatgccttcattgatcatttcttgcctaccgAGACTAAGGCATCCCGTGTTAAGTTTGAGaacctgaggcaaggtagcctgagtctgtgggattaccatatgagattcgtgtacatgtctaagtatgctatttacatgctgcccactatggaggctagagtttgCCGATTTGTatag